DNA from Fusarium musae strain F31 chromosome 7, whole genome shotgun sequence:
GTCAGATCAACTTCTGTGACTGCTACCTCCCATCCCTTATTGCTGCGTCCACACTTGGCGCCCTCAGCTCGTCCGACAATCTGGTGGCCGAAACATACGCCTACCACTCTGATGCGATTCGTGTCAATGGCTTTCTTTGTGAATtcgacaagcttgatgatcCAGGGGTCGTTATCGAACGCTGTGTGTCGAGAGCCAGTAATGAGAACCGCATCGATGTCGTCGAGTGATGGATAAGAGTGCAATTCGTTCACTACATCGTAACCCTTGATAGTAACcagatcttcaagcttctgaGGCTTTGCAGCTTCTTGGAGGAGCGCAGTAAAGACACCCGTGTAGCCACCGAAACGATCGCGAGTCTGGGGCTGCGGGGTGTCGGCTTCGAGGATAGCGAGGCGAAGAGGAGCCATTTTGGGCAGTGTTTGGATTCAAAGTAAGGAGAGAAATAGTTTACAGGGTCAGGAAGTTTTGAGCCGGAGATATGACTGTTGAGCGAAAAACGGCCAGGGCGCAGGCTGCAAGGCCCGGTCACGGTCTGGAGATGGACCCTTCCTGCTCGTGTAACGGCGGGACCGATAGCGGGGTGGACATGAGGCGAGATAAGCGGGCAGAATTGGAGACAATGATGTTATACTACCGAATAGGGAAGCGGTGAGAAGCCGGTAGTTGGAGGTAGAATGTACTTGGTAACGTTACAGGCGGTCTACGACGACTCACGGGAATAACATACATGGAACCATTGTCTTTTCATGTGAAATCAGAAATCATGCTCGTTTGTGGTTGTGCATGGCTATACGAGCAGCATGCACTCCAGTATCTTGGCTTATAGTACTCAAATGATATGGTGCAGGCATCTTTAATTGTTGAATTAAAAGATACATACTACATACCTCATGGTAGTGCTCTCATATTCTAAATACTTGCTCAACAAAATGAGATTTACTGTGCTAGGGAGGTCTAGGTCTGTTAATTACAAGGGATAAATAACAAAGTTAATGTAGGGCTGATTGGCATCAGCAGGTCACCGTGCATATAAATGTCACGCATAGAGTTACGTCGCGCAAGCCATTTCCACTGCAATGAGAAAACAACGCCCAAAGACTGGATGAATGCAGACAAAAATGCATGTATACAACCAATGCTATGGCTTTCTCATCCCTCAGTAAGCACCAGCTAAGG
Protein-coding regions in this window:
- a CDS encoding hypothetical protein (MEROPS:MER0043475) encodes the protein MAPLRLAILEADTPQPQTRDRFGGYTGVFTALLQEAAKPQKLEDLVTIKGYDVVNELHSYPSLDDIDAVLITGSRHTAFDNDPWIIKLVEFTKKAIDTNRIRVVGVCFGHQIVGRAEGAKCGRSNKGWEVAVTEVDLTDKGKEIFGLDKMRIHQMHRDIVDDFPKGSIPLGSNEICEVQSFYSPGRYLTVQGHPEFTNEIISEILFNRHTVGIFTDEVYNEAMKRAPLPHDGVAIAKAFLKFYREG